Proteins encoded together in one Ipomoea triloba cultivar NCNSP0323 chromosome 4, ASM357664v1 window:
- the LOC116015962 gene encoding uncharacterized protein LOC116015962 — MGGHVQYMVEDGSDRIQMVELDINQATMECTCRMYTRIGLLCRHMYAALKHAGIDQVPTEYIKTRWTRNARIKIEEIVENARDEQSAHEESEVRKTFLSCIGLAKGRTDILQQLAHILKEKEKCFIHEDTVQKASVDQSNPPQEFYDRGGPSTTTIRCPKVAKNKGSGKRLKSAKEIAVEKKANEERTCATCGKSDGHDSRNYVLRKEMDKADD; from the coding sequence ATGGGAGGACATGTGCAATATATGGTGGAAGATGGTAGTGACAGGATACAAATGGTGGAGTTGGACATCAACCAAGCCACAATGGAGTGCACATGCCGAATGTATACACGAATCGGCTTGCTTTGTAGGCATATGTATGCGGCTTTAAAACATGCAGGAATTGACCAAGTCCCCACCGAATACATTAAGACGCGTTGGACCCGTAATGCACGcataaaaattgaggaaattGTGGAAAATGCAAGAGATGAGCAAAGTGCACATGAGGAATCTGAAGTTAGAAAAACATTCTTGAGTTGTATCGGCTTGGCAAAGGGAAGGACGGATATACTACAACAACTTGCACACATCCTaaaggagaaggaaaaatgtttcaTCCATGAGGACACGGTGCAAAAGGCTTCGGTTGATCAAAGCAACCCCCCTCAAGAGTTCTACGATCGCGGGGGACCTTCCACGACAACAATACGCTGTCCAAAAGTGGCCAAGAATAAGGGTTCAGGTAAGCGGCTGAAATCAGCTAAAGAGATTGCGGTAGAGAAGAAAGCAAACGAAGAGCGCACGTGCGCCACATGTGGCAAAAGTGATGGGCACGATAGCCGTAACTatgttttgagaaaagaaatggATAAAGCGGATGATTAA